The genomic interval GTCCATGTGGTTGACGGCGTCGATGATGCCGCCGTCGGCCGGGTCCACGGGCTGGACGGCCACCGCACCGGCGCCGTCGCCGAAGAGGATGCAGGTGTTGCGGTCGGTGTAGTCGGTGATCATCGACATGATCTCGGTGCCGACGACCAGGGCGTTGCGCACCAGGCCGCTCTCCACGTAGGCGCGGGCGGTCTCCAGGGCATAGATGAAGCCGCTGCAGGCGGCTTCGATGTCGAAGCCCCAGGCGTGGTCGGCGCCGATCAGCTTCTGGATGACGCAGGCGGTGGCCGGAAAGGTCATGTCGGGCGTCACCGTGGGCACCAGCAGCAGATCCAGGTCGGCTGGATCGATCCCGGCGTGGGCCAGCGCGTCCCTGGCGGCCAGGGCGCCGTGATGCGACGCGGGCGTGCCCTTCTCCACCACCCGCCGCTCGCGGATGCCGGTGCGCTCGACGATCCACGCGTCGTTGGTATCGACCATCTTCTCGAAGTCGGCGTTGGTGAGCACGCGCTCGGGGAAGCTCATGCCGAGGCCGGTGAGGCCGGCCCTCTGGAGGGTGCGCTGTGCCATCGGACCATTCCTTTGCTGGGGCGGGTCTATGACGCCTGGCCGGTCGGACCTGGTCGTACGAGCCTGATCGAGCCATCGTGCAAGGGGACGGTCCGCGGGGACCGTCCCATTCGCAATGCAAACCTCTCGCGGACGCGATGTCAACTCATCATTCCCTGAACGGAGAACCCCCGACCTGGGGCCGGGGTCGATCCGAAAAGACGGCTAGACGACTGGTCCTAGGACTTGTCGACGCCCCCGTCCAGCTCGTCCTGCCAGGCCTTCAACTCGTCCCACTTGCCTCGCGCGGCCATCTCGGCCTGCGCGGGCCAAGTCTCCCCCACGCGGCCGGTCAGTGACGCGTAGTCCGCGCTGGCCGCGAGCAGTTCCTTCAGCTCGTCGACGCTCTTGGCGGCCAGGTCGGCGTAGGTGGACACACCCACGGCCGCGAAGGCTTCGGCGAACTTGGGACCGATGCCCTCGATCTTCGTCAGATCGTCGGCGCCGGTCTCGGCCGGGATCTTCTTGGCGGGCGCGGCCTTGGCCCTCTTGGCGGGCTTGGGCTCGGCTGGCTTGGCCTTGGGCGTGAACTCGGCCTCGACCAGTTCGAGGATCGACATGTCGGCGTTGTCGCCGCGGCGCGGGCCGTCGAGCTTCAGCACGCGGGTGTAGCCGCCGGGACGGTCCGCGTACCGGGGTCCGAGCTCCGCGAAGAGCTTCTTGAGCACGCCGGGGTCGGTCAGCTTGCGGGCCGCCATGCGACGCGAGTTGAGATCGCCGGCCTTGGCGTAGGTGATCAGGCGCTCGGCGACGGCCCGGGCCTCCTTGGCCTTGGCCGTGGTGGTCTGGATCCTCTCGTGCCGGAAGAGCTCCGTCACCATGTTGCGGAACATCATCTTGCGGTGGCTGGCGGTGCGGTTCAGCTTGCGACCGCGCACGTTGTGACGCATGATCTCCATCCTCTTTCCGCCGGCCGGCGCCGGTCAGTCTTCATTGGTCGAAACGGGCCGTGCTTCAGGCCTCCACGCCGGACTTGACCCTGTCCGCGATCTCGCTCTCGAAGGACATGCCGAACGACAGGTCCATGCCGTCCAGGATCTCCTGGATCTCGTTCAGGCTCTTGCGACCGAAGTTGCGGAACTTGAGCATCTCCTGCTCGGTCTTTGTCACCAGGTCGTACAGCATGAGGATCTTGCCGGCCTTGAGGCAATTGGCCGAACGCACGGACAGTTCCAGCTCCTCGACGTTGCGCGACAGCAACTCCACCAGGCGCTCCTGCTCCTCGTCGACATCGTCGTCCATGGCGTCGATGGGCGCCTCGTCGAAGTTGATGAAGAGCTGGAAGTGGTCCTTGAGGATCTTCGAGGCGAAGGCCACGGCGTCCTCGGGCTTGGCGCTGCCGTCGGATTCGATGCCGAGCACGACCTTGTCGTAGTCGGTCCGCTGGCCCACGCGCGTGTCCATCACGCGGTAGCTCACCTTGCGGATGGGCGAGAAGTTGGCGTCGAGGCGGATCACGCCGATCACCTCGTCGGGTATCACGTGCTGCTCGCGGTCGACATAGCCGCGGCCCATGTCGATGTACATCTTGGCCGAGAAGTTGCCGGACTCGGTCAGGTTGCAGATCACGTGGTCCGGGTTCATGACCTTGAGCTCGGGATGCCCCTCGATCATGCCCGCGGTCACGGGGCCTGGCTCGGAGGCCTCCAGGGTCGCCCAGTGCGCGGGCGCGTCGGAGAGGGCGAAGACGACCTGCTTCAGGTTCATCACGATGTCGATGACGTCCTCGAGTACGTTGGGCAGTGTGCTCAACTCGTGCTTGACGCCCTCGATCTGCACGGCCGTGATCGCGTGGCCGTGGATCGACGACAAGAGTGTGCGCCGCAGGGCGGTGCCCAGCGTGTGTCCGAATCCCTTCTCCAGGGGCGCGATCACGAGCTCGGCGAAGTTGTCCGTCTGCGTCTCACTATCGAACTGGACGCCGTCGGGCATCATCATATTGATCCACTTCATGGCGTGGTACCCCCCTGCCATCGGGTCCGGCCGCGTCATCGCCGACGCGGCGTCTCTAGCATCTCGACATCTCTCAGCGGCGGCGCTTGGACTGGCGGCATCCGTTGTGCGGGATGCGGGTCACGTCCTTGATCCGCGTCACCTCGAGCCCTTCGGCCTTCAGCGTGCGGATCGCCGCCTCACGGCCGGAGCCGGGTCCGCGGACCCAGATCTCGATCTTGCGCATGCCGCCGTTCAACACTTCCTGCGCACAGTAGCGCGCCGCCAGCTGGGCGGCGAAGGCCGTCGACTTGCGACTGCCCTTGTACCGTCCCTGGTGACCGCCCGAGGACCAGGTGATCACGTTGCCGCCTGCGTCGCTCATGGTGATGATCGTGTTGTTGAAGCTCGACTTGACGTGCGCGACGCCGTTGATCTCGAGCTTCTTCTTGACCTTGCGGGTCTTCCGCTTGTCCTTGGGACCGGCCACTCTCGCTTACCTCCTGATACTACTTCTTCTTGCCGCCGGGACGGGTCTTGGGACCCTTGCGCGTCCGGGCGTTGTTTTTCGTGTTCTGACCGTGACAGGGCAGCTTGCGTCGATGACGCAGGCCGCGGTAGGTGCCGATGTCCATCAAACGCTGGATGTTGATGTTCAGCTCCGTCCGCAACGTACCCTCGACCTGGAAGTCCTTGTCGATGATCCCGATGATCTTACGCGTCTCCTCCTCGGTGAGGTCGCGCGTCCTGGTCTCCGGATCGATGCTGGCCTTGGTACAAATGCTGCGGGCCCGGTACGGTCCGATCCCGTAAATGTAGGTCAGAGAGGTGCTGATCCTCTTGTCGTTGGGAATGTCAACACCGGCAATTCTGGCCACCTCGGCTCCTTTCGTCTTCCCTCGTCGTGGCGGATCCGCGCCTCAGGCGCGTCCCGTCACGGGATCCGTCATTTCTGGCGCTGGTTATGGCGACGGTTGACGCATATCACCCTCACGACGCCTTCGCGCCGGATGATCTTGCACTTGTCGCAGATCTTCTTCACGGAAGTGCGCACTTTCATGACCGCTCCTCCTGCCGCCCCGCGGGCGTCGTTACTTGTACCTGTATGTGATCCGACCCCGGGTCAGATCGTACGGAGAGAGCTCTACCGTCACCTTGTCCCCCGGCAGGATGCGAATGAAATGCATGCGCATCTTGCCAGAGACGTGCGCGAGAACCAGGTGCTGGTTCTCCAGTTCGACACGGAACATCGCGTTCGGCAACGCTTCGACGACCGTGCCCTCTACGGTTATTCCCTCTTCCTTCGCCATACTCTGCTCCCGTCCCGTATCGACCCCTCGACCGTCGCCCTACCGCGCGGTCAGGACCTTGGCGCCGTCGGCCGTGACGGCCACCGTGTGCTCGAAATGAGCTGACAGCCTGCGATCCGCCGTCACGATCGTCCACTGGTCGGCCAGCGTGACGACCTCCTTGGCACCGGCGTTGATCATCGGCTCGATCGCGATCACCAGCCCCTCCTCCATCACCGGATCGGGCAGGGAGAAGCTGCGATAGTTGGGCACCTGCGGATCCTCGTGCAGTGCCCGACCGATGCCGTGTCCTACCAACGATTCCACCACCGCGAAACCGTATGCCCTGGCGTGGGTCTCGACGACCTTGCCGACGTCCGAGATGCGCTGGCCGGGCCCGACCTGGCCTATGGCCAGTTCCAGGCACTCCCGCGTCACGCGCAACAGGGTCGCCGCCTCCTCGCCGACCTCGCCGATGGCGAAGGTCTCTGCCGAGTCGGAATGCCAGCCGTTCCTGATCAGGCCGCAATCCACGCCGACGATGTCTCCCGGCAGGAGCACCCGCCCGCCGGGTATGCCGTGAACGACTTCCTCGTTCACCGAGATGCAGCAGGTCGCCGGAAAGCCGTTGTACCCCTTGAACGAGGGGACACAGCCTGCGTCGGCGATCATCCGCTCCGCCAGGGCATCGACCTCGCCCGTCGTCACGCCGACGGCGATCATCTCGCGCAGCGCGAGGAAGACTTGCGCCAGCACGTGCGCGCTGTCCTCCATCCTGGCAACCTCTGCAGGCGTCTTCAGATTGATCCGTTGCCTCAAGGCCACCTGCGATTCCTTGCGCCGTCGCGGTCACAGCGCCCCATACGGCGGCCGCGATCCTTCTCTGATGCCCGGCCGGGATCACCCCGGCGGTATCCGTACTACCTGCGCGCCCGCAAGCGACCCTTGGTCATGAAGCCGTCGTAGTGCCTCATCACCAGGTGCGATTCTATCTGCTGCAGGGTGTCCAGCCCCACGCCGATGACGATCAGCAGTCCCGTGCCGCCGAACTGGAACGGCACGTTGAAGTAGTAGATCATCAGGTCCGGCATGATGGCGATGGCTGCCAGGAAGAACGCGCCGGGCAGCGTGACGCGCGTCAGGACGCGGTCGATGTACTCGGCGGTCTTCTTGCCCGGCCGCACGCCGGGGATGAAGCCGCTGTTCTTCTTCATGTTGTCCGCCAGATCGACCGGGTTCAGGATCACGGCGGTATAGAAGTACGTGAACAGGATGATCAGCGACGAGTACGCCACGATATAGACGATGTGCGGCGGCTGGAACATCCGCGTCAGCGTATCGATGAAGGCGTTGTCGCCGAAAAACGAGCCCAGCGTGCCCGGGAACATGATGATCGACTGGGCGAAGATGATCGGGATCACGCCCGCCGTGTTCACGCGCAGCGGGATGTGGGTGTTGGCCCCGCCGTAGACGCGGCGCCCGACGA from bacterium carries:
- the rplQ gene encoding 50S ribosomal protein L17, with translation MEIMRHNVRGRKLNRTASHRKMMFRNMVTELFRHERIQTTTAKAKEARAVAERLITYAKAGDLNSRRMAARKLTDPGVLKKLFAELGPRYADRPGGYTRVLKLDGPRRGDNADMSILELVEAEFTPKAKPAEPKPAKRAKAAPAKKIPAETGADDLTKIEGIGPKFAEAFAAVGVSTYADLAAKSVDELKELLAASADYASLTGRVGETWPAQAEMAARGKWDELKAWQDELDGGVDKS
- a CDS encoding ketoacyl-ACP synthase III, with product MAQRTLQRAGLTGLGMSFPERVLTNADFEKMVDTNDAWIVERTGIRERRVVEKGTPASHHGALAARDALAHAGIDPADLDLLLVPTVTPDMTFPATACVIQKLIGADHAWGFDIEAACSGFIYALETARAYVESGLVRNALVVGTEIMSMITDYTDRNTCILFGDGAGAVAVQPVDPADGGIIDAVNHMDGMGIQFLHQKAGGSRMPPSAETVANKLHYVYQEGREVYKHAVRGMANVALEIVERNNLDPSDVKLLVPHQANIRIIEAAQKRLGLADEQVSITIDRYGNTTSASIPSALKVAYDAGRVKRGDHVVLVSFGAGFTWGASLIRWCID
- the rpsM gene encoding 30S ribosomal protein S13, translated to MARIAGVDIPNDKRISTSLTYIYGIGPYRARSICTKASIDPETRTRDLTEEETRKIIGIIDKDFQVEGTLRTELNINIQRLMDIGTYRGLRHRRKLPCHGQNTKNNARTRKGPKTRPGGKKK
- the infA gene encoding translation initiation factor IF-1, translating into MAKEEGITVEGTVVEALPNAMFRVELENQHLVLAHVSGKMRMHFIRILPGDKVTVELSPYDLTRGRITYRYK
- the rpsK gene encoding 30S ribosomal protein S11, giving the protein MAGPKDKRKTRKVKKKLEINGVAHVKSSFNNTIITMSDAGGNVITWSSGGHQGRYKGSRKSTAFAAQLAARYCAQEVLNGGMRKIEIWVRGPGSGREAAIRTLKAEGLEVTRIKDVTRIPHNGCRQSKRRR
- a CDS encoding DNA-directed RNA polymerase subunit alpha — protein: MAGGYHAMKWINMMMPDGVQFDSETQTDNFAELVIAPLEKGFGHTLGTALRRTLLSSIHGHAITAVQIEGVKHELSTLPNVLEDVIDIVMNLKQVVFALSDAPAHWATLEASEPGPVTAGMIEGHPELKVMNPDHVICNLTESGNFSAKMYIDMGRGYVDREQHVIPDEVIGVIRLDANFSPIRKVSYRVMDTRVGQRTDYDKVVLGIESDGSAKPEDAVAFASKILKDHFQLFINFDEAPIDAMDDDVDEEQERLVELLSRNVEELELSVRSANCLKAGKILMLYDLVTKTEQEMLKFRNFGRKSLNEIQEILDGMDLSFGMSFESEIADRVKSGVEA
- the rpmJ gene encoding 50S ribosomal protein L36, translated to MKVRTSVKKICDKCKIIRREGVVRVICVNRRHNQRQK
- the map gene encoding type I methionyl aminopeptidase — its product is MEDSAHVLAQVFLALREMIAVGVTTGEVDALAERMIADAGCVPSFKGYNGFPATCCISVNEEVVHGIPGGRVLLPGDIVGVDCGLIRNGWHSDSAETFAIGEVGEEAATLLRVTRECLELAIGQVGPGQRISDVGKVVETHARAYGFAVVESLVGHGIGRALHEDPQVPNYRSFSLPDPVMEEGLVIAIEPMINAGAKEVVTLADQWTIVTADRRLSAHFEHTVAVTADGAKVLTAR